From Spirosoma aerolatum, one genomic window encodes:
- a CDS encoding DinB family protein, with amino-acid sequence MSLKSASTDILMQLAEVVGQLADDDYARPLSVLSGNTIGKHVRHILEFYELLVASIQMGQLNYDRRQRDLRLEVDTDEALRRIGAVDRTIHRIDLNQPLILTADLSVKGNEVVQIPSSIARELLYNIEHAIHHMALIQIAIQNDFPAVDLPMHFGVAYSTVQHQSK; translated from the coding sequence ATGTCACTTAAATCTGCCAGTACCGATATACTCATGCAACTTGCCGAAGTGGTCGGTCAGTTAGCCGACGATGATTACGCTCGACCACTGTCGGTTCTTTCGGGCAATACCATCGGCAAACATGTCCGGCACATTCTCGAATTTTATGAATTGCTCGTCGCTAGTATCCAAATGGGGCAACTCAATTACGACCGGCGCCAACGCGACCTTCGCCTGGAAGTCGACACCGATGAAGCCCTTCGCCGGATCGGAGCCGTTGACCGAACGATTCACCGGATTGATCTGAATCAGCCGCTAATACTGACGGCCGACCTATCGGTTAAAGGAAACGAAGTCGTCCAGATTCCATCCTCCATAGCGAGGGAACTGCTGTACAACATTGAGCATGCCATTCATCACATGGCACTTATCCAGATTGCTATTCAGAACGACTTTCCGGCTGTGGACTTACCGATGCATTTTGGCGTGGCGTATTCAACGGTTCAGCACCAGTCGAAGTAA
- a CDS encoding LysE family translocator has protein sequence MLLLFCIVCVISFLGSVHPGTVNLAVMQTTLSHNKQAGIWLALGGSLPEIVYSSLAAGGLMLIPANSHWMDLLTIAPIPVLLGAGLVAFRQKPVELTEVADPKPTLPFWKGFLLGSTNPQLLPFWSAVWLYLSRVPMGSHTLVPINQPASPWVFALGTATGAFGLLILVVWLTDRLRQRIVQYMNGRWVNRLTGILFIGMALWQSIQVLA, from the coding sequence ATGCTTCTGCTTTTCTGTATTGTCTGCGTCATCAGCTTTCTAGGGTCTGTCCATCCGGGTACTGTTAATCTGGCTGTTATGCAAACGACCCTTAGCCATAATAAGCAGGCCGGAATCTGGCTGGCTTTGGGCGGTAGCCTGCCCGAAATTGTGTACAGTAGTCTGGCGGCCGGTGGGCTAATGCTCATACCCGCCAATTCGCACTGGATGGATCTGCTGACGATTGCGCCCATTCCGGTATTACTGGGGGCTGGACTCGTGGCCTTTCGGCAAAAACCGGTTGAACTTACTGAGGTAGCCGACCCAAAGCCCACATTACCCTTCTGGAAAGGATTTTTATTAGGCAGTACGAATCCACAGTTGCTACCATTCTGGTCGGCTGTATGGCTTTATCTGAGTCGGGTTCCTATGGGCTCTCATACACTGGTTCCGATCAATCAGCCCGCCAGTCCGTGGGTGTTTGCGCTGGGCACTGCAACAGGGGCGTTTGGCTTGCTGATTCTGGTTGTTTGGCTAACGGACCGCTTGCGCCAGCGAATTGTACAGTATATGAATGGTCGGTGGGTCAATCGGCTAACCGGCATTTTATTTATTGGTATGGCCCTTTGGCAAAGTATACAGGTATTGGCCTGA